A region from the Luteolibacter flavescens genome encodes:
- a CDS encoding mechanosensitive ion channel family protein has product MIPLAVSNAPLADVFSGWLSYSLGGTPAWAWLALPVVGSLAWLAARLIGSLGTSLAKQREGAAKKSKLRSLVGFARKPAQWCVGTALFHLGRKPLPLSESLQGFLHYLELAVGTVALLWLLLRLTEMSSNFLGKQLDKTGRAHAKAAIPLIRSVVKGAVIIFGIVFLLQNLGINVGAILAGLGIGGLALALAGKRTVEDLFAGVTLVVDQPARVGDFCKFGSNSGTIEDIGIRSTRVRTADRTLVTIPNAKLCELPIENVAMRDRILLKTVIALSYDTNPAQMRSILASITSLLAERKEIAPGNRVRFIEFTESALNLEVFAYVVTRDFNEFLKVREEIYLGIMDIVAGSGSGFASPTPPVVLREGETLTVGEGRPATESKAPEQG; this is encoded by the coding sequence ATGATCCCGCTCGCAGTTTCCAATGCTCCTCTGGCCGATGTCTTCTCGGGTTGGCTGTCTTATTCACTCGGCGGCACGCCTGCTTGGGCGTGGCTGGCATTGCCGGTGGTCGGCAGCTTGGCATGGCTGGCGGCTCGGTTGATCGGGTCGCTGGGGACTTCGCTGGCGAAGCAGCGCGAGGGTGCGGCGAAGAAATCAAAGCTGCGGAGTCTCGTGGGATTCGCCCGGAAGCCCGCCCAGTGGTGCGTGGGGACGGCGCTCTTTCATCTGGGGCGCAAGCCGCTTCCGCTGTCCGAGAGCCTCCAGGGATTCCTCCACTATCTGGAACTCGCGGTGGGAACTGTGGCGCTGCTCTGGCTGCTGCTGAGGCTCACCGAGATGTCGTCAAATTTCCTCGGCAAGCAGCTCGACAAGACCGGTCGTGCGCATGCGAAGGCGGCCATCCCTCTCATCCGGAGCGTGGTGAAGGGGGCGGTGATCATATTCGGCATCGTCTTCCTGCTGCAAAATCTGGGCATCAATGTGGGCGCGATTTTGGCCGGGCTCGGCATCGGCGGCCTCGCGCTCGCCCTCGCGGGCAAACGGACGGTGGAGGATCTCTTCGCCGGGGTGACGCTGGTGGTGGACCAGCCGGCGCGGGTGGGCGATTTCTGCAAATTCGGGAGCAATTCCGGCACCATCGAGGACATCGGCATCCGCTCCACGCGTGTCCGCACGGCGGACCGCACGCTGGTCACCATCCCGAATGCAAAGCTCTGCGAGCTACCGATCGAGAACGTGGCGATGCGCGACCGCATCCTGCTGAAAACCGTCATCGCGCTAAGCTACGATACCAATCCCGCGCAGATGAGGAGCATCCTGGCGAGCATCACTTCATTGCTGGCTGAGCGAAAGGAGATCGCGCCCGGAAACCGTGTCCGCTTCATCGAATTCACCGAGTCGGCGCTGAACCTGGAAGTCTTCGCCTACGTGGTGACCCGGGATTTCAATGAGTTCCTGAAGGTGCGCGAGGAGATCTATCTGGGCATCATGGACATCGTGGCCGGATCGGGCTCCGGCTTCGCCTCTCCCACTCCGCCGGTGGTGCTGCGCGAGGGCGAAACCCTCACTGTCGGAGAAGGCCGGCCTGCCACGGAATCGAAGGCCCCGGAGCAGGGGTGA
- a CDS encoding transglycosylase domain-containing protein codes for MATSEKNTRTKPKKRRFYKKKRFWFSFLLFGLLIGGIGLVAAERYTRPYRERADTYDLARINDLEIPSLILDRNGKEIGRVFVQNRSVIPIAQVPQIFIDALRAGEDQRFETHDGVDYIGIVRAVWLNYKAGETTQGASTITQQLARNAYDLEAEKKARGESGMERKLVEAFLAQRIEKRYSKKEILEFYLNRIYFGSGYYGIRSASLGYFGKEPKDLDALESAAIVGCIKNPSNLSPLNNPAANQTSRNLVLGRMVDLGAVRSSEVAKLRVTPLKLNPKPLQRGTTHLYERVADEIRRVMGEDALAAGGFRIHTSIDGDVQRALEASLQRSLEAAEKRPGYANQKRSQYKKSSGVAPEYLQGAGLMIDHQTGEVLAHVGGRSYEEAPYDVIELGRRPLGTAFLPFLYAAGLEQGMGPASIVEDEPMDNRSVMVGGREGILGEWGMETAKPVYEGKITVRRALEASKIAASVRYAGMAGLENVRKTAEKFGLPMKDAELLPRLAVGWEAASLKDAVRGISAFARGGATAPTQLTIVDRIDNSASRTVYQRAILTPTRLQATDDATAFIVHSMMRGAMERGNVAGLAERMVEKPFTGAGKTGTTHDFSDNWFLGYNGRVSCGVWVGFLQPGKSIYEGAFSKDLAMPVWEDAMNTAAASFGGKIISQPESVVQAEICRVSGQRATPYCYDTITDPVTGATLTGPAKIQEFFRKGSENLPFCPLHSGATAAAPSDSSTLIMTAVIDTTPVRSKDPVLLGDDPYYTEQLVVDRSVEHSPRNRTNVLDSFDLGDGEARMKLPWPERLDIESE; via the coding sequence ATGGCCACCAGCGAAAAAAACACGCGGACGAAGCCCAAGAAGCGGCGCTTCTACAAGAAGAAACGCTTCTGGTTCTCCTTCCTTCTCTTCGGTCTGCTGATCGGTGGCATCGGTCTGGTGGCTGCGGAGCGCTACACGCGGCCCTACCGGGAGCGCGCGGATACCTACGATCTGGCCCGCATCAATGACCTGGAAATCCCGAGCCTGATCCTCGACCGGAATGGCAAGGAGATCGGTCGCGTCTTCGTCCAGAACCGCAGCGTGATCCCCATCGCGCAGGTCCCGCAGATCTTCATCGATGCCCTGAGGGCCGGTGAGGACCAGCGTTTCGAAACGCACGATGGCGTGGACTACATCGGCATCGTCCGCGCCGTGTGGCTGAATTACAAGGCAGGCGAGACGACCCAGGGTGCGAGCACCATCACCCAGCAGTTGGCGAGGAATGCCTACGACCTGGAGGCGGAGAAGAAGGCGCGCGGAGAGAGCGGGATGGAGCGGAAGCTGGTGGAGGCCTTCCTCGCCCAGCGGATCGAGAAGCGCTACTCGAAGAAGGAGATCCTGGAATTCTACCTGAACCGCATCTATTTCGGCAGCGGCTACTACGGCATCCGCTCGGCATCGCTCGGCTACTTCGGCAAGGAACCGAAGGATCTGGATGCGCTGGAGAGCGCTGCGATCGTCGGCTGTATCAAGAACCCGAGCAATCTCTCCCCACTGAACAATCCGGCGGCGAACCAGACTTCGCGGAACCTCGTGCTGGGCCGCATGGTGGATCTTGGTGCCGTGCGCAGCAGCGAGGTCGCCAAGCTCCGAGTCACCCCGCTGAAGCTGAATCCGAAGCCGCTGCAGCGCGGCACGACGCACCTCTACGAGCGGGTGGCAGACGAGATCCGCCGCGTCATGGGCGAGGACGCCTTGGCCGCCGGTGGCTTCCGCATTCACACGTCCATCGATGGCGACGTGCAGCGCGCGCTCGAGGCGAGCCTGCAACGCAGCCTGGAAGCCGCGGAAAAGCGCCCCGGCTATGCGAACCAGAAGCGCTCGCAGTACAAGAAATCCTCCGGTGTGGCCCCCGAGTATCTGCAGGGCGCCGGCCTGATGATCGACCACCAGACTGGCGAGGTGCTCGCCCACGTGGGCGGCCGCAGCTATGAGGAAGCACCCTACGACGTGATCGAGCTGGGCCGTCGCCCGCTTGGCACCGCTTTCCTGCCCTTCCTCTACGCCGCCGGGCTGGAGCAAGGGATGGGCCCGGCCTCGATCGTGGAGGACGAGCCGATGGACAACCGCTCCGTGATGGTCGGCGGTCGCGAGGGTATCCTCGGCGAGTGGGGCATGGAGACCGCGAAGCCCGTGTATGAGGGCAAGATCACCGTGCGCCGTGCCCTCGAAGCCTCGAAGATCGCCGCCTCGGTCCGCTATGCTGGCATGGCCGGCTTGGAAAACGTTCGCAAGACCGCCGAGAAATTCGGCCTGCCGATGAAGGACGCCGAGCTCCTGCCGCGCCTCGCCGTGGGCTGGGAGGCTGCCTCGCTGAAGGACGCCGTGCGTGGCATCTCGGCCTTTGCCCGTGGCGGAGCGACCGCTCCGACCCAGCTCACCATTGTCGATCGTATCGACAATTCGGCCAGTCGGACCGTTTACCAGCGGGCGATCCTCACGCCGACCCGCCTGCAGGCGACCGACGACGCCACCGCCTTCATCGTGCACAGCATGATGCGCGGCGCGATGGAGCGGGGGAACGTGGCCGGGCTCGCCGAACGCATGGTCGAGAAGCCCTTCACCGGCGCGGGCAAGACGGGCACCACGCATGATTTCTCCGACAATTGGTTCCTCGGCTACAATGGCCGCGTCTCCTGTGGCGTCTGGGTCGGCTTCCTCCAGCCTGGCAAGTCGATCTACGAGGGTGCTTTCTCAAAGGACCTCGCGATGCCGGTGTGGGAGGACGCGATGAATACCGCCGCGGCTTCCTTTGGAGGGAAGATCATCTCGCAGCCGGAGTCCGTGGTGCAGGCGGAGATCTGCCGCGTCTCCGGCCAGCGCGCCACGCCCTATTGCTACGACACCATCACCGATCCCGTGACCGGTGCCACGCTCACCGGACCCGCGAAGATCCAGGAGTTCTTCAGGAAGGGCAGCGAAAACCTTCCATTCTGCCCTCTTCACTCCGGAGCCACCGCGGCGGCTCCCTCCGATTCCTCCACGCTAATCATGACCGCGGTGATCGATACCACGCCGGTGCGGTCAAAGGATCCGGTATTGTTGGGCGACGATCCATACTACACCGAGCAGCTCGTGGTGGATCGCTCGGTGGAGCACTCTCCGCGCAACCGCACCAACGTGCTCGACAGCTTCGACCTCGGCGACGGGGAAGCCCGCATGAAGCTGCCATGGCCGGAGCGCCTGGACATCGAGTCGGAATGA
- a CDS encoding class I SAM-dependent methyltransferase: protein MAAALYDPAEGYYGRPAGQVGKAGDFITSVSVGPLFGRLLARHIASWHQQAGSPERWRIIETGANDSSLAGDIISTLERLSADAGLEYAIIEPLPRLAQDQRKRLPGVAIVESAEAFAGDPLPSFVFGNEVIDALPFHVIESDGIAWIEQGVTVDDAGAFAWHPLGPAAAEVVGNLPVMPAGYRTEIRCGVRDFLRPLAAAMAGGRMLWIDYGFPQDDYYHEARTTGTLRTFSRHRAGEDPLDSPGEIDITAHVDFTALARDLDATGGQVVRFEPQGSFLTRVASPWLLEMEGRTDDTTKKELRAFQTLTHPGHLGSRFHVMEAAF, encoded by the coding sequence ATGGCCGCCGCCCTCTACGACCCCGCGGAGGGCTACTACGGCCGCCCCGCCGGTCAGGTGGGGAAGGCGGGAGACTTCATCACGAGCGTGAGCGTCGGCCCGCTTTTCGGGCGCCTGCTGGCCCGGCACATTGCCTCGTGGCACCAGCAGGCCGGGTCTCCGGAGCGCTGGCGGATCATCGAAACGGGGGCGAATGACAGTTCGCTGGCCGGGGACATCATCTCGACTCTGGAGCGACTTTCCGCGGATGCCGGGCTGGAATACGCGATCATCGAACCGCTGCCCCGCCTCGCGCAAGATCAGCGCAAGCGACTGCCGGGCGTGGCCATCGTGGAAAGTGCCGAGGCCTTCGCGGGCGATCCATTGCCGTCGTTTGTCTTTGGAAACGAGGTGATCGACGCGCTGCCCTTCCACGTCATCGAGTCCGATGGCATCGCATGGATCGAGCAGGGTGTGACAGTGGATGATGCCGGAGCCTTCGCCTGGCATCCGCTCGGACCCGCCGCGGCGGAGGTGGTGGGAAACCTGCCGGTGATGCCCGCCGGGTATCGCACCGAGATCCGCTGCGGCGTCCGGGATTTCCTCCGGCCTCTCGCTGCTGCCATGGCGGGCGGGCGCATGCTGTGGATCGACTACGGCTTCCCGCAAGACGACTACTATCATGAGGCGCGGACCACCGGGACCCTGAGGACCTTTTCCCGGCACCGCGCGGGCGAGGACCCGCTCGACTCGCCCGGCGAGATCGACATCACCGCCCACGTCGATTTCACCGCCCTCGCCCGGGACCTGGATGCCACGGGCGGCCAGGTCGTGAGATTCGAGCCACAGGGCAGCTTCCTCACCCGCGTCGCCAGCCCGTGGCTGCTGGAAATGGAAGGCCGCACGGACGACACCACGAAGAAGGAACTCCGCGCCTTCCAGACCCTCACGCACCCCGGACACCTCGGTTCGCGGTTTCATGTGATGGAGGCGGCATTTTGA
- a CDS encoding RibD family protein, which produces MNLPTISLNFALSADGKISSVAKRPSGWTSREDHARLLELRKNADALMVGRGTLEADRMTMKSPQDPLRCVVSRSGNFDPGHPLFHTPGGPIHLLATEGQGIEIAGATLHRGSLADFLEELSRLGVRHLHCEGGGSLAFELLALDAVEEVHLTWAGHTLFGGREAPTISGVPGGFLPGSRKFELTEFDPRPEIGECFLSYRRVRE; this is translated from the coding sequence ATGAACCTTCCCACCATCAGCCTCAATTTCGCCCTCTCCGCCGACGGCAAGATCTCGTCCGTGGCCAAGCGCCCGTCCGGGTGGACGTCGCGGGAGGATCATGCGCGGCTGTTGGAGCTGCGGAAAAACGCGGACGCCCTGATGGTCGGGCGAGGGACTCTGGAGGCGGACCGCATGACGATGAAGTCCCCGCAGGATCCGTTGCGCTGCGTCGTTTCGCGGAGTGGGAATTTCGATCCCGGGCATCCGCTATTTCACACCCCGGGCGGGCCGATCCATCTGCTGGCGACGGAGGGGCAGGGGATTGAGATCGCCGGGGCGACCCTGCATCGCGGGAGCTTGGCGGACTTCTTGGAAGAACTCTCGAGGCTCGGCGTGCGCCATCTCCACTGCGAGGGCGGAGGATCGCTGGCTTTCGAGCTGCTGGCGCTGGATGCGGTGGAAGAGGTTCACCTGACCTGGGCCGGTCACACGCTCTTCGGAGGACGTGAGGCTCCCACGATCAGCGGGGTGCCGGGAGGGTTCCTGCCGGGGTCGCGAAAATTCGAACTCACGGAATTCGATCCTCGTCCGGAAATCGGCGAGTGCTTCCTGAGCTACCGGCGGGTGCGCGAATGA
- a CDS encoding glutaredoxin family protein, producing the protein MSKPAPTITAYLKTFCGWSEGVRAIMRKYDLQFEEKDIIKNPAFRWEMEQRSGQSLSPCVEIDGTMLPDISGDEVEAWLIENGYLEKSEEAADAPTNSACTDEQHEAMARGDFKLPGKIKFLG; encoded by the coding sequence ATGAGCAAGCCTGCACCGACAATCACCGCCTATCTCAAGACCTTCTGCGGCTGGAGCGAGGGCGTCCGCGCGATCATGCGGAAGTACGATCTCCAGTTCGAAGAGAAGGACATCATCAAGAATCCGGCCTTCCGCTGGGAAATGGAGCAGCGCAGCGGCCAGTCGCTGTCGCCGTGCGTCGAGATCGATGGCACCATGCTTCCGGACATCTCCGGGGATGAGGTCGAGGCGTGGCTGATCGAAAACGGCTACCTTGAGAAGAGCGAGGAAGCCGCGGATGCGCCGACGAATTCCGCCTGCACCGACGAGCAGCACGAGGCGATGGCCCGTGGTGACTTCAAGCTGCCGGGGAAGATCAAGTTCCTGGGCTGA
- a CDS encoding serine hydrolase domain-containing protein yields MVHPIGVSPSALGELLSVFEENFRSRGEIGASVSVWWRGEEVLSTGEGWCEKEQTRPWTEKALVPVYSATKGPASATLLLALDAKGLGPETLVREVWPAFPVEEATFAHLLSHQCGLSALDQRAMIWDHDAVAAALEAQVPAWRPGDGHGYHPRTFGSLVEEPVRRLTGKPLGQVWREEIAAPLGLEFWIGLPESEHPRVARLYPGKAAAEDLQDGFYKEFNTEGTLTRRSFASPAGLRSVQDVNDPQAWTYGLPAMGGVGTASALAKFYQAAIGAIESPLNDRVRQALGTLRISGEDRVLMKPTAFSCGCQLDPVDESGKKVRELYGPSLEAFGHPGAGGSHALGDPDSGVSFAYVMNQMELSVLPGRKSVDMVQALFS; encoded by the coding sequence ATGGTTCACCCCATCGGCGTGTCTCCGTCCGCGCTCGGTGAATTGCTGTCCGTCTTCGAGGAAAACTTCCGCAGCCGGGGTGAGATCGGTGCCTCGGTGAGCGTCTGGTGGCGCGGCGAGGAAGTCCTTTCGACCGGCGAAGGCTGGTGTGAGAAGGAGCAGACCCGCCCTTGGACCGAGAAGGCGCTGGTCCCCGTGTATTCCGCGACGAAGGGCCCTGCATCCGCGACGCTATTGCTCGCTCTGGACGCAAAGGGCCTCGGGCCGGAGACGCTGGTGCGAGAGGTGTGGCCGGCTTTCCCGGTGGAGGAGGCGACCTTTGCCCACCTCCTTTCCCATCAATGCGGGCTGTCCGCACTCGATCAGCGCGCGATGATCTGGGATCACGACGCCGTGGCCGCGGCCCTCGAGGCGCAAGTCCCCGCGTGGCGTCCGGGCGATGGCCATGGCTATCATCCGCGCACCTTTGGATCGCTCGTCGAGGAACCGGTGCGCCGCCTGACGGGCAAGCCGCTCGGTCAGGTGTGGCGCGAGGAGATCGCCGCACCGCTCGGCTTGGAATTCTGGATCGGCCTGCCGGAAAGCGAGCACCCGCGCGTCGCCCGACTCTACCCGGGCAAGGCCGCCGCGGAGGACCTGCAGGATGGCTTTTACAAGGAGTTCAACACCGAGGGCACGCTGACCCGGCGCTCCTTCGCCTCACCCGCCGGGCTGCGCTCCGTGCAGGACGTGAATGACCCGCAGGCATGGACCTACGGCCTGCCTGCGATGGGTGGCGTGGGCACCGCCTCGGCGCTGGCGAAATTTTACCAAGCCGCCATCGGGGCGATCGAGAGTCCGCTGAATGACCGCGTGCGCCAGGCGCTGGGCACGCTGCGCATTTCCGGCGAGGATCGCGTGCTGATGAAGCCCACCGCCTTCTCCTGCGGCTGCCAGCTCGATCCCGTGGACGAGTCCGGCAAAAAGGTCCGCGAACTCTACGGTCCGTCGCTGGAGGCCTTTGGCCATCCCGGTGCCGGCGGCAGCCACGCCCTCGGCGATCCCGACAGCGGCGTCAGCTTCGCCTACGTCATGAACCAGATGGAACTCAGCGTCCTCCCCGGGAGGAAGAGCGTGGACATGGTCCAAGCGCTCTTCTCTTGA
- the lptB gene encoding LPS export ABC transporter ATP-binding protein yields the protein MSSSSSSNGQRLLTATGLRKCYGGRAVVDGVSLAVCPGEIVGLLGPNGAGKTTSFYMIAGLVPPDAGTVQFNGTDISRLPMHRRARLGLGYLPQEESVFRKLTAFENLLAVLETRPGLSRKECKARAEELLERFKITKVRNSEAIALSGGEKRRLAIARALCTDPRLLMLDEPFAGIDPIAVEDIKGIVRELRERDGLTILITDHSVRETLSIVDRAFLIHDGRVILEGDSQVLVNDPVARKYYLGEDFRL from the coding sequence ATGTCTTCCTCCTCCTCCTCGAATGGCCAGCGGCTCCTCACCGCCACCGGTCTCCGCAAGTGCTACGGCGGTCGTGCCGTGGTCGATGGTGTCAGCCTCGCCGTGTGCCCGGGCGAAATCGTCGGTCTGCTGGGCCCGAATGGCGCGGGCAAGACGACGTCCTTCTACATGATCGCCGGGCTGGTCCCGCCGGATGCCGGGACGGTGCAATTCAATGGCACCGACATCTCGCGCCTGCCGATGCATCGCCGCGCCCGCCTCGGTCTCGGCTACCTGCCGCAGGAGGAGTCGGTCTTCCGCAAGCTGACCGCCTTTGAAAACCTGCTCGCGGTGCTGGAGACCCGACCGGGACTCTCCCGGAAGGAATGCAAGGCACGCGCGGAGGAATTGCTGGAGCGCTTCAAGATCACCAAGGTCCGCAACTCGGAAGCCATCGCGCTTTCCGGCGGTGAAAAGCGACGCCTTGCGATCGCCCGTGCTCTCTGCACGGACCCGCGCCTGCTGATGCTGGACGAGCCTTTCGCGGGCATCGACCCCATCGCGGTGGAGGACATCAAGGGCATCGTCCGCGAGCTGCGCGAGCGTGACGGCCTGACGATCCTGATCACGGACCACTCGGTGCGGGAGACGCTTTCCATCGTGGACCGCGCCTTCCTCATCCACGATGGCCGCGTGATCCTGGAGGGGGACTCGCAGGTCCTGGTGAATGACCCCGTCGCGAGGAAATACTACCTCGGCGAAGACTTCCGCCTCTGA
- the kdsA gene encoding 3-deoxy-8-phosphooctulonate synthase — MSFEPFQIGSVPVGGPVPFFILGPCALESEAFAWEMARSIDEIAKRTGIHYLFKASYDKANRTSVKSFRGPGVAEGCRILGEISKELGVPVTTDIHSPQDAEIAAEHIDLLQIPAFLCRQTDLLEAAAKTGRAVNVKKGQFLAPWDTVNIADKLRSFECRNFLITERGTTFGYNNLVADMRSLYWMRKEGLPVIFDATHSVQRPGGLGGTTGGDGELAPVLARAAIATGIDGIFMETHSDPENAFSDGPNQIPLEFLEDLLVRLVAIHHAAHGA, encoded by the coding sequence ATGTCCTTCGAACCCTTCCAAATTGGCAGCGTCCCGGTCGGCGGGCCGGTCCCGTTTTTCATCCTCGGCCCCTGCGCGCTCGAGTCCGAGGCCTTTGCCTGGGAGATGGCGCGCTCCATCGACGAGATCGCGAAGCGCACCGGCATCCACTATCTTTTCAAGGCGTCCTACGACAAAGCGAACCGCACTTCGGTGAAATCCTTCCGCGGCCCCGGCGTGGCCGAAGGCTGCCGCATCCTCGGCGAGATCTCGAAAGAGCTCGGCGTGCCGGTGACGACTGACATCCACAGCCCGCAGGACGCGGAGATCGCCGCGGAGCACATCGACCTGCTGCAGATCCCGGCCTTCCTCTGCCGCCAGACGGACCTGCTGGAAGCCGCCGCCAAGACCGGCCGCGCGGTGAACGTGAAGAAAGGCCAGTTCCTCGCCCCGTGGGACACCGTGAACATCGCGGACAAGCTGCGCTCCTTCGAGTGCCGGAATTTCCTTATCACCGAGCGCGGCACCACCTTTGGCTACAACAACCTGGTGGCCGACATGCGCTCGCTCTACTGGATGCGGAAGGAAGGCCTGCCCGTCATCTTCGATGCCACCCACTCCGTGCAGCGGCCCGGCGGCCTTGGCGGCACGACCGGTGGTGATGGCGAGCTGGCTCCCGTTCTTGCCCGCGCGGCCATCGCCACGGGCATCGATGGCATCTTCATGGAGACGCACTCCGACCCGGAGAATGCGTTTTCGGATGGACCTAACCAAATTCCGCTCGAATTTTTGGAAGACTTGCTCGTCCGACTGGTGGCGATCCACCACGCTGCGCACGGCGCTTGA
- a CDS encoding DUF1844 domain-containing protein codes for MAVADPRFNEFVILQAQNAGLFLGQIPHPATGERTTNLRAAKSVLDSLEMLAAKTHGNLTDIEEKLLTTALANLRPLYEKAEG; via the coding sequence ATGGCCGTCGCCGATCCCCGCTTCAATGAGTTCGTCATCCTCCAGGCCCAGAATGCCGGGCTTTTCCTCGGCCAGATCCCGCATCCGGCGACCGGCGAGCGGACGACCAATTTGCGCGCGGCCAAGTCCGTGCTCGATTCCCTGGAGATGCTCGCCGCGAAGACCCATGGGAATTTGACCGATATCGAGGAAAAACTTCTCACGACCGCTCTTGCCAACCTGCGTCCCCTATACGAGAAAGCGGAGGGCTAA
- a CDS encoding Wadjet anti-phage system protein JetA family protein, translated as MDLDPLSRRLLGSVSRDFFRPLSRPSAAIYIDCADRIADTAGDAGRIPHADAIALVRETLASHPEILLAEDEGASLRDARQRAGQLFNRLCDAGWLEDQQLGLHERWALVSPGLRPLLRLLRELAEEEIAELTTFADTVRGVCETLERPEVLHPGFRTTDELRATVTDLNSRLENAVIQLHGVEKLISIFDQRQRASETPAETLRLLYEEFGTGQHMVCYDALRRNGLLPRLQAIRTKVADIRDQPLVKERLAEGLATHYSWPPDEAYVRGEKMLRDLERRLASIRLVADAIDARMAGFNRLSQQRYSYQTELRGRRPEIVKSYCDAINAAHAGTKLSGFRDTPPDFAPLVPEMRCFYGVESLARTRRVRAAADLSFGIDGEPRENDEDSLEALKERQRLALTPQRAARLVARLLDEVSASIGTQEIQSASIDDVLDLLATAAYDHATMADGRVVRWSADGPRRQDGLAPDGVPMDEQADWTIERFTLTRQA; from the coding sequence ATGGACCTCGACCCACTCAGCCGCCGCCTGCTCGGTTCCGTCTCCCGGGACTTCTTCCGGCCGCTTTCCCGGCCATCCGCCGCGATCTACATCGACTGCGCGGACCGCATCGCGGACACGGCGGGCGATGCCGGACGCATCCCGCATGCGGACGCCATCGCGCTGGTCCGCGAGACGCTGGCCTCCCATCCGGAGATCCTGCTGGCGGAAGACGAGGGAGCCTCCCTGCGGGATGCCCGCCAGCGAGCCGGCCAGCTTTTCAACCGCCTCTGCGACGCCGGGTGGCTGGAGGACCAGCAGCTCGGCCTGCACGAGCGATGGGCACTCGTCTCCCCCGGCCTGCGCCCCCTGCTCCGGCTGCTTCGCGAGCTGGCGGAGGAGGAGATCGCCGAGCTGACCACCTTCGCCGATACCGTGCGCGGCGTCTGCGAGACACTGGAGCGCCCGGAGGTGCTGCACCCGGGCTTCCGCACGACGGACGAGCTGCGGGCGACGGTAACCGACCTGAATTCCCGTCTGGAGAATGCCGTCATCCAGCTCCACGGGGTGGAAAAGCTGATCTCCATCTTCGACCAGCGCCAGCGCGCCAGCGAGACGCCCGCCGAGACCCTGCGGCTGCTGTATGAGGAATTCGGCACCGGCCAGCACATGGTCTGCTACGATGCCCTTCGTAGAAACGGGCTGCTGCCACGGCTGCAGGCGATCCGCACGAAGGTGGCCGACATCCGCGACCAGCCGCTGGTGAAGGAGCGCCTCGCGGAAGGACTGGCCACGCACTACAGTTGGCCGCCGGACGAGGCCTATGTGCGGGGCGAAAAGATGCTGCGCGACCTCGAGCGCCGCCTGGCCTCCATCCGCCTCGTCGCGGATGCGATCGACGCGCGCATGGCCGGCTTCAACCGCCTCTCCCAGCAGCGCTACAGCTACCAGACCGAGCTGCGCGGACGCCGCCCTGAGATCGTGAAATCCTACTGCGACGCGATCAATGCAGCGCACGCAGGCACGAAGCTCTCCGGCTTTCGCGACACGCCGCCGGACTTCGCCCCGCTGGTGCCGGAGATGCGCTGCTTCTATGGCGTGGAGTCGTTGGCACGCACGCGTCGCGTCCGTGCCGCGGCGGACCTTTCCTTCGGCATCGATGGTGAACCACGGGAGAATGACGAGGACTCGCTGGAAGCATTGAAGGAGCGCCAGCGCCTCGCCCTCACCCCGCAGCGTGCGGCACGGCTGGTGGCCCGCCTTCTCGACGAGGTCTCCGCAAGCATCGGCACGCAGGAGATCCAGTCCGCGAGCATCGATGACGTGCTCGACCTGCTCGCCACCGCGGCCTACGACCACGCCACCATGGCGGACGGCCGCGTGGTGCGCTGGTCGGCCGATGGCCCGCGGCGGCAGGACGGCCTCGCGCCCGATGGCGTCCCCATGGACGAGCAGGCGGACTGGACCATCGAACGATTCACCCTCACCCGCCAAGCTTGA